In a single window of the Oscillatoria sp. FACHB-1407 genome:
- a CDS encoding ATP-binding protein encodes MAKIVIVEDEQVVAWSLQEALARLAHTVVASVISGPDAIRAVEANQPDLVLMDIRLKGDMDGVTAAEEIYTRYDVPVIYLTAYTDAMTLQRAKLSAPFGYLVKPLREQDLQTTIEITLHRHQLEQASRRMQRWFATTLASIGDGTIATDCNGTITFMNSTAERLTGWRQQDALGQLATTVLHLIHADTREVLDNPLLLAIQRGTAVKLPERAILRSRDGRERPIGDTATPIRDETGQIIGSVLVFQDTSDRFQAEGIWQRNQAVLTAQLQEQAAQLQHTLSQLSVGFACVQSLQHILQQLAHPTDEQSLLNTTLHQLGRSLNLSYGWVALYDSMQEMATVIGDYRSDEPALPLLAVGTEIPLRDYPQFYLPLFQKHHWIAPSPEILPPPYSGLQDSDHYIVVCPIEGQQTVIGEVGLLIASKALWTATQAGLVAQVMSQAAIAPKQLQIQPDPQIDEELRAVHHLKEGFLSSISHELRTPLTNMRMAIEMLRRIVRSLKTADGELLPTQTQDLLWQRMERYLQVLHDEWQQEFNLISDLLDFQNTEHSVEPLLLTPIYLQQWLPQITERFVAQATKQLQTLICEVDPDLPMITSHLPSLERVMSELLNNACKYTPPNHSITVTATLHLDHQQLSLSVINTGIDIPSHELDRIFQTFYRVARPNPWNYRGTGLGLAVVKRLVLRLGGEIFTQSKNGVTTFTITLPVTT; translated from the coding sequence ATGGCGAAAATTGTAATAGTCGAGGACGAACAAGTCGTTGCTTGGAGCCTTCAAGAAGCATTAGCAAGATTGGCACATACGGTTGTTGCAAGCGTCATTTCTGGACCTGATGCCATTCGGGCAGTTGAAGCCAATCAACCCGATCTGGTGCTCATGGACATCCGCCTGAAAGGTGACATGGATGGAGTGACCGCAGCAGAGGAGATTTATACTCGATACGATGTTCCGGTAATCTATTTGACGGCTTACACCGATGCTATGACTCTCCAGCGGGCAAAACTGTCTGCCCCATTTGGTTACCTTGTCAAACCACTGCGCGAGCAAGACCTACAAACAACAATCGAAATTACCCTGCATCGCCACCAGCTAGAACAGGCTTCGAGACGGATGCAACGATGGTTTGCAACCACGTTAGCCAGTATCGGTGATGGTACGATCGCCACCGACTGCAACGGCACAATTACTTTTATGAACTCTACGGCTGAAAGGCTGACCGGATGGCGACAGCAAGACGCTTTGGGACAACTGGCAACCACCGTTCTGCACCTGATCCATGCTGATACTCGTGAAGTGTTAGACAATCCCCTATTACTCGCCATTCAACGGGGCACTGCGGTGAAGTTGCCAGAGCGGGCAATCCTGCGGAGTCGGGATGGACGGGAGCGTCCAATCGGCGATACAGCGACGCCAATTCGAGATGAAACGGGTCAAATTATCGGTAGCGTGTTGGTGTTTCAAGATACAAGCGATCGCTTCCAAGCTGAGGGAATTTGGCAGCGCAATCAAGCCGTTTTGACGGCTCAACTGCAAGAACAAGCCGCTCAACTGCAACACACCCTAAGCCAACTTTCGGTCGGATTTGCCTGTGTCCAATCGCTGCAACACATTCTTCAACAGCTAGCCCATCCGACAGATGAGCAATCCCTGCTCAACACAACCCTGCACCAATTAGGACGATCTCTTAATCTGAGTTACGGTTGGGTTGCCCTATATGACTCCATGCAGGAGATGGCTACTGTCATTGGTGACTATCGTTCAGACGAGCCAGCTTTACCTTTACTGGCAGTTGGCACTGAGATTCCACTGCGAGACTATCCTCAGTTTTATTTGCCCCTCTTTCAAAAACATCACTGGATCGCACCGTCTCCTGAGATTCTGCCACCCCCCTACTCCGGTCTACAGGACTCAGACCACTACATCGTGGTTTGCCCCATTGAAGGACAGCAAACGGTCATTGGTGAGGTAGGTTTGTTAATCGCTTCTAAAGCGTTGTGGACAGCGACTCAGGCTGGGTTAGTGGCTCAAGTGATGAGCCAGGCAGCGATCGCCCCAAAACAGTTACAGATTCAACCCGATCCCCAAATTGATGAAGAGTTACGAGCCGTTCATCACTTGAAGGAGGGATTTCTTAGCTCCATCTCCCATGAACTGCGGACACCGCTAACCAATATGCGGATGGCGATCGAGATGCTGCGACGGATTGTGCGATCGCTCAAGACTGCCGATGGAGAGTTGCTACCCACTCAGACCCAGGATTTGCTCTGGCAAAGGATGGAACGTTATCTGCAAGTGTTACATGACGAGTGGCAACAAGAATTTAACTTGATCAGTGATTTGCTCGATTTTCAGAACACTGAACACTCCGTAGAGCCACTGCTGTTAACCCCTATCTATCTGCAACAATGGCTGCCACAAATCACTGAGCGGTTTGTAGCGCAAGCCACAAAACAGTTACAAACCTTGATTTGCGAGGTAGACCCCGACCTACCCATGATTACCTCTCATCTGCCTAGCCTTGAGCGGGTTATGAGTGAACTGCTCAACAACGCCTGCAAATACACTCCACCTAATCACAGCATCACAGTAACCGCGACCTTGCACCTCGATCATCAACAATTAAGTTTGAGTGTGATAAATACTGGAATCGACATTCCGTCGCACGAGTTAGACCGTATTTTTCAGACTTTTTATCGAGTTGCTCGCCCCAACCCCTGGAACTATCGTGGCACAGGATTGGGTTTGGCAGTTGTCAAGCGATTAGTTCTTCGTCTGGGAGGAGAAATTTTCACGCAGAGCAAAAACGGTGTAACAACATTTACGATCACCTTGCCAGTCACTACATAA